A region of the Larus michahellis chromosome 4, bLarMic1.1, whole genome shotgun sequence genome:
cccttgacctgctggcaacactcttcctaatgcagcccaggaggctttTGGCCTTTGCCaaaagggcacattgctggctcatggtgagcttgttcaccaggacccccagtCCCTTCTCTACAAAGCTTCTTTCCAGCCAGTTGCcctgtcctggtgcctggggttattcttcccccagtgcaggacttggaCATTTCTCCATGTCTGTTTATGTAGCCCATGCTTCCTCAGTTTGTCTTTGAAGATGTTAGGGGGGGGCAGTGTCAGAAGCCTTACTGAAGCAAGATAAACAACATacactgctctcctctcctctgtcaAGCCAGTCATTCTGTTGTAGAGGGCTATAAACTTGATTTCCCCTTCGTAAAGCCATGATGACTATTCATAATCACCACCTTAGCTTTCATGTGGTTGGAAATGGTTTCTGGGATCATTTGCACCATCACCTTCCTATCACCAGGTTGACCAACTggttctgctggaaaaaaaacccttcatgaTCTGACCATTTATTTaaactaataaatatttctgcacCCTGTCTTTTGTAAACTTTATGCAGGCTTTATATTAGCagtaacagacttttttttttaagcaccaaAACCAATTCAACAACTAGGATTTAGTATTATTTTTCAAGAAcaatgtaaaattaattaaagcCTTTATTAATGCTGCCTTAACAAGTACATTTTTTCCATTAGAGAGAAGTTCTGGAAAATTGGTAacaaagagagagatggagaattTGGAGCATGTTTCTTCCCTGTTGGAAAAAACAGTGTGAATCAGCAGCCATTAATATATTGTGCTCGACCTGGCTCAAGGATGTGGGAGGTGAACTTTGACGGGGAAGTACAAAGCACACATCAGTTCAAGCAGCTGCTCTCATCACCACCTCTTCCTGTTGTTACTCTCAGGTAGAAGCATGAGTGCTGTCAGTGATAAACTTGCTGGGGCTTCTAGAGTAACTGAAAAGAACTGCCTTAATACTGAGAAGATTAAATAACCCCCTGGTGCAGTTAAGCATTAATCCTAGCTGTCATCTTAATATGTTCTCCTCTAATAATGAAAACCGGTATCTGAGTTATCAGAAATGCCAAAGCCTTGATTCTGCAGGCATGTCTGTGTGACTACTGCAATGAATGCTGCTGTCATTAAACTATGTTTATGTAAACCAGCCTTGTACTTTCAGGGTTAAGAATATTATATTAAGGAAGTGATACTGTTGTAATTGTAATGGATACTAATTTTACTTTACAGGCTGGATCCTCATTATACTAGTTCCAGCTGCTCTCCGCAATCTTTATCTTTCCCCAAGCTACTGTATTTGGCGTGAGTATTTGTCAGCATAACTTCCTGTAGATAAAgtagacttaaaaataaaaaagttgtaTATTCTCCTAATTTATATTATCAACTTCATCTTTTTGCATAAAAATTTCCCAAGTATCATGCTAAACAAGTAACTTCTCACTTGCTGTACTTAAGCCAATGCCGCCCCTGCATATTTTACAGTGGCAACCACAATTTACTGTTGCACCCTTAATGTCTGCTCTGCTTGCAGTGAGCACTGTGTGATGACCTGGACAGAAAGAggcatttatatttttctgccCCAAAGTGTTCAAGTCTTGCTCTGGAGTGAAGTAAAAGGTAAACTAAGAATCCTTGCTTTATAATGTTGTCTGTTACGTTTGTCACTCTTGAAGTCCTTGGCAAACATGGAGCCTTTTCAAGCTTAATTTCTGCAGCTGGACTGCAGAACATTGATCAGAAAACTGGTTTTCCTTGTCATCTGTCAGGCatatccttgaatattaaccctCTCCCGACCTCTTCCAGCCAACCCCTCCCTCCACAGTTCTGAAAACTTGCTTGAGAAACAAAACATGGGGTAGAGTGAATCTTAAAATGCACTAATCAAGTAGTGAGAAGTAATAACCTGCAGTATGAGTGAGGTAAAGCCTGCAGtatcttttcctcatttctgtttaTTGAAATTTATTGTCAGGTGTCCTGTGAAGCATAATCTGGCAgcttaaagctgttttttctatCACCTGTCTAATTTGGAGCCAGGAAACGTATTTATTTGGCAGATGAGTGAGGCCTCATAAACTGCTTTGAGTGTATGTTTTTAGGCACAGTCCTAGAACAGTTAGTCATTGTCAGTcagtcttttccttccccttctctacTCCCCTTTTGGTGTTAAGTTTCCATTGCCTTTGTCATGGAGTGTTTGCATATAGCATAACTAATTTGAAAACTGCTGAAAGGTCAAAGTGGTTTTCTACTAGCAAacgttttccttctgtttcaaagCTAACAGGTATTTCTCATCTTTATCAGTCTTCAGTTTTTCATCCCCCCCCctttcagaggaaaaggaaactttCAGTAACTTTAGTGTACTTTTTGAATGCTTTCTAGAAGTGCAGCTCTGTAAAGTTTTGATACTTTACTGTGTTTTATAGTTTTTAGATGTTAGCATAGCActcttcagtgtttgttttcccCGTGCCACTTGCACTACAGTGTATCAGGCGTTTGCAGGCAGATGGGAAATatgttttcatcttctttcaggaacagaaaggaatgttttctaattattttagtCCTTTAGATATTTCTGTGCATCTGATTTTGCAGATATTCAGGATGTTGCGGTTTACAAAAGTGAGTTGTTCTGTCTGCATACGAACGGAAAAGTGGTGCACCTCTCCCTTCTGCTGGTAGACCGCTGCATAGAGCGTCTGATAAGAAGAGGGTTCTGGACACTTGCTGCCAGAGTCTGTTGTCTCTTCCAAAATTCAATAATTTCTTGCAGAGTAAGTAAATACCTCTTTGTAAATGTGCAATGCAACTTCACTCTCATTCCTGTCCCTCTCTTCCATTACATTCCATAGGTTTCTGAGATTCATATTCTTGgggtttttaaaaagtcttctaaACATTATACTTTTAGGATGAAAATTAGCCTGCATATATGGTACCTTTTGCTTTTCACATGTGCATTAGAAATAATAATGTTTCTGTTTCCCTGTGTACTTTTAGGCAAGAAAAAATTTGCCTCTAGACAAGCTGGAGCACTTGAAGTCTCAGCTGGATGCCTCAACCCAACAAGATCTCATTACGCAGATGGAAGAACTAATTTCAAAGTTGGAACCTCTAGATTCTGCATGCAGCAGTAGAAGGAGCAGTATTTCATCTCATGTAAGTGTATTGGTAATGCCAAAAATGTTACCTGCAAATTTTGTCGTTACAGCTTAAAATCACCTCATTGCTCACTTTGAAGATGAGGGGTTTCATTTTTAGCATGTCTGCTATAGCTGATAATGCTACTTTCTAAAATCAGGTGGCGTACAGAGGTATGAGATACTACTGCTGGCATTCTTTAAGCTCTTAGACCTCTGTcttttttccatattattttaCTGCTAATGGTTGAGATGTGGGCAAAGATTGATACAAAGAAGACTTTCTCCACAGCTGAGTTTAGTGTCTTAGCATGTTTCAGTAGACGTCATCTTGATTGTAACTGTAGTTTTATGTGGTGAAAACCGAATGTTCAAATGCTCAGAACTATCCTAGCTGTATTTAAAAAGTTGTCTCACTTCTATGAAGCTTAAGCAGAAAgctccaagtaaaaaaaaaatcaaagcatgttTCTTGTACTCTTTTACCCATAAAACTGCTTGGCGTTGGCTTGGCTTCCCAGCAGCTTTTCAAGAAAGGGGAAGTATTTCATAGTTAACATGATATTAGTTGCTGCTTTCACTCTTAACAGTGTTTAAAAACCAAAGTAATCTAAATTCCTTCTTGATGTGGTAGacaagctttgttttttctttttcattagcaGTTGGGAAAATAAACTACATAGACTTACCATGAGCAAAAGAGTGTACGGGTGTCCTGGTACTAAAGAGTTTTGCAGGGTCCATAATTGTGCTAGCTGGGTATGGTTAACCAGGAAAAAGAATACGGACTCTTGGGTACACAGGTACAAAGGGGTGAAGTGACAGTCTCAGATGCAGGACTAAAGCAGAGATTGTTTGTGTGTTACTTTTCCATTCTGGATGTGTCAAAAATGTGCTGTTGTATAGCACTTTCCCAGACAGTGAATTATGAAGTGCTCTGAGGTTATTTGTGTGGGTATGGTTGGTTGAGTTCATTGCAGGAAGTTTAACAAGGAAGTACAACTAGCACAACATCTAGCTCCTCTCCCTTGTCTGACAGGAAAGCTTCAGTATCTTGGACTCTGGAATATATCGTGTTATCAGTCGAAGAGGCAGTCAGTCAGATGAAGATTCATGTTCTCTCCACAGTCAAACATTCTCGGAAGATGAGAGACTTAAAGAATTTCCTGCTCACCAGGAAGACGAGCAAGTGGAACTTGGTAatatttcttaatgaaaatatattattcagatgcaatttttatttattcttcaagAATTTGATTGGGTTGGCTCTGTGCCAATATCTCCAGACATACTGAAAATTTGAGGCCAACCCTGGGgtaatttcttaatgaaaatatgttattcagatgcaattttaatttattattcaaGAATTTGATTGGATTGGCTCTGTGCTCTTATTTTCCACTATCAAGTTATCCATTTATAAATCCTCCCATTTGATCAATGGGAACACAGTCACCCCACCTTCCAGTCAAACTCCTTGAACATTGGGGTGAAAGGCTGGCTCCACAGAAATCCAAGCTTAAAAACAAActcaacacagaaacaaaacaaaaagtccagAGGGCTTTTACCAAGCTAGGACTTCACTCAAATTTCCACACAATTTTTCTCAAACTTCTGTGCAATTCGGCATTAATGCTGAGATTCTCTCAGCTAACTATGCCATTGTTAATTGAACTTCAAATGAGATTTGTTTGCTGACGCTGTCCTTCCGGTAATAATAGTTCCAGGAAAGAATCCTAACTTAATCTTGGCTCTGGTTTTATATTTCTTCAGGGAAAACAGCAGGCTTATGATTAGTGTTCTTAACTTTCTTGCAGGGTTATGTTTGTAAAGGGAATCATCTCTTACATGTGTATGCATTAGCACAGGGATGATAGAATTGTTATTAGCTAACATTTAGACCATCTGGGGAGCTTTTTGTATTTCCTGAAAAATACCTGTCACTGGGTGAAAGCTAGAATGAGACAATAATGGGTCTTGTTCTTTGCTCTGGTTGGGACTGGGAAGGGATGCAAAACCTGGGATGATGAGGAGCTGGTTTAGTTCCAGGTATGGTAGAGGGGCTTTCCAATAAAAAAGCTGCTCTACAGcttttgcagagagtaggtgCCAGTTGAGGATGGAGAGGATTTGGGCGCTGTGTTGGAGGGAAAACCacgatggggagggagaggataGGAATTAGTATTTACTCCCCTACTTGTCCGTAGTGTTATCCTGCTGACAAAGCTACAAGTGGTTTGTAGCACTTAACGTTTACCTCTTTACCTACATCACTATAAAAACAACAGGTGACAAAACTTGAAAGGAAGTGTATCTTTTCCAATATTAAAACTCTAAAATGAAGGGACGTAGTTTTTGAATGTCAGAAGATAGAAAAGTTGGATTGGTTCAACAAGAGATAAcaaattttctaattatttcaaaGTAGAAAAGTTCTAGATGCTTCTTGAAGCATGTGTACTTAATGTGGTATTGAAGAGAAATGGACTTAATGTTTCCCTGCTCACATTTACGTAAGATGTCATAAGTTTTTAGGTTTCTAATCTGCCTAATGAACAAAAGCAGCCTTATTTACAAGCAATCGTAAAATCAGTTGTGACCTTTAGGCACTATCTAGAGAGATTATGGATACTGATGGTAGAATTTCTGTAACAGCATGGCATCTTTTCCTCTCAACAGTGTAGACAGTGCTGGCTTGCAAAATGCAGTGTCATCCTAACTTAAAAGCATCCTTTTTTTCTCGTTTGCGTCACTTAAAGATCCAGTGTGTGTTTGTACCCGGAAATGATTAATCAAACACATTGTAGGTACTGTTAGAGATAtgaaagtgaaaaggaaatagtCAGTGAGTCTATATTTCCTGTGATTCTTATCAAAAGCCAGAGAGCCATGGGTTCAATTATATTTTGAAGTTGGTTCAAATAGAAGGGTGATTTGTACCTTAACCATGGCTTATGCGTCTCTGTATGTTCATATGTGATTTAGGTTTTAGGAAATCATATGATGCGAATAGATGTATGCCACAATACTTAATTCTAGATGCTTAAGTAACTGTCAGTCGATTAAATCAAAATTTTGTCCCCTAAATGGACTGTAAGGCTCCTTTTAGAACATAGTTTTCATAGAGTTGTTGATCATGGAATCCTTATGGTTTCTCCTTATGGAAGAGACTGATCATCATTGGCCTTGTTATAGAGCCAAAAGACTATTAGCAAAGCAGACCTACCGGGTTCAAAGTCATTAATAAATGGCCCTTGAAACTAAATAGCACTTTTCTGGCTCCCCACGTTCTTGAATATTAAGTATGGAAATATCCCATGCAGGTTATCCATTAATGAATTAGTGACTTGCAGTTTTTTCACTGTTCCATTTTTGCCAGGCCAATGTTTCATGACTCTTTATTTCAATTCCATTTGTTAGACAATGTATCTCATGCATCTGTGACGGTTGAGGCTGACCGGAATGAGACATTTCTCCCATTCAGTATTCCTTTGTCATTTCGTTCCCCATCTCCTCTCGTCTCTCTCCAAGCTGTCAAAGAAAGGTAAAACTTGCAGCAGGTTCACTCATCCATTAcatctttcccttttctgtcctcTGAATTTGTAGCATTGTCTGGTTTAGTTCATACTCTGTTCTGCAAAAATGTAACATCTGAACTGAAACAGTGGAGATGCAGTCAAGTTTGCTGGACAATTTAAAGATTCCATCTTGACTCTAATGAGGATATGAAGAGCTGCTGTTAACTTCAGTGGGGCCAAGATTTTAACCTCAGTTTTTAAATGGCTAAGAATGTTTAAATGTCTAAGAATTTTTAACATTACCCTGTAAACCGTGGTTGTGGTTTGTATTCAAAGCAAACTTATTGAATATTGTTTGGGGATTTTGCTTTTCTGGTACTTAGATTTCTGAAGAATGAGTGAGGGCTTCCTGTGTTGCTTAGagacaaacattaaaatgttCAAAGCATGTTAGATATTGCTAAAACACGCTTGCAAAGTATACCATGTGGTCTGTCATCTCCCCCCCACACCTTTCAGTGAATCTAATCAATTCCCCAAGTGTTTATGGAATAATGGTACCTTATACCTGGTGCAAGTGAATATAGTACTGTCTGTTTTATGCAGAAACCAAATTGCTACTTCgaaacctgcttttaaaaaatggtgggtgggaggggacacacaaatataaaggaaatagtCTTAAATACATAActtaataatttgaaaaagaaggTGTTTGTTAGTTTCTTAGCTAAAATATTGGTCACCCATAATAATGGTCTGAAAAATTGTGTAGCCCTCCCTTGATCACTTAGGTATGTGAATTATGCCCTGCAACTAAAAATTGTAGCTGATGTCAATCATGTGAGGATCTCAGAACAACCTTCAGAAGTACATGCAATGTTTTGAATTCTTTCTAAACCGTAAGCACATTTTAGGACATTTCTACTAATAACGACAACTAAATTTTCAAATATTCACTATATtcaatttataataaaataaaatactatcatatttacagttaatttttaaaagtttacctTTAATCCTCCTGTATGTTAAAGTCCAATTgtcctttctctcttctgcaaCAACCTTCAACTTTTGGTATACCTCAGTGTAGTAAAAGATGCCATATTCTCTGGCAAGCAAGTAAaagggttgctttttttcttgatgcTCTTAAACTAGTTCTTGGCCAGAAAGCAAGGAGGTGATTTTCTTGTTCAACTCTTGATGACCTAGTTGTCTTCATGGCAGTGGTAGAAATAATTGGGTTTTGGTATGTTCACTGGGctgtctttttaataaaatatctgaaGGGACAGGGACTGTTGATGTGAAAAGGACATTTTTAGTGAGCTTTATAATCTGAAGAATTAATTTGGAGTATTGAACAACTGTTTCTTACCACCAAGAGGGACATAATTTCCTAATGATGCTTTCTGTTTATAAGCTTTAAAATGCAATGTAGCCAATCCACATTTATTTGCGTACAAATATATGCTAAAATCTAAGTGCTAATGTTAGCATGTGATCCTGTTTCTCcagcagcaaaaaacccaagtCTTAAATACTTCAGGTTTTTATTCTGTGCTGCAAGTATGGACCATGACTGAAGTACGAATTTTGAACAGCTTCTTAGTGAGTTTTGCTCTTGTTGGTCATTGCTGCTCTCATCCGTTTCTCAAGAGTTCTTCAGATTATAAAGTTTTCTGAAATCATGGTTTGAATGGAAAGAAGGTtcttgatttgtttggttttgaacttCCAATTCTAAATCTTTGAACTTCTGACTCCTAGTGTTTCCAGCTTTGTACGCAAAACTACTGAAAAGATTGGCACACTTCATATAAGTCCTGATACTAGAGGGAGGCAAGAAGCAAAGGATGACGAGCCACTGCAGGAGTTGACTGTTAGTCTGGTAGCATCTCCCCAGGAAGAGAAAGAGTGAGTGTAAAATTACGTTTTCCTAGCAATTGCATTTGCTGGGGATTCTGAGGATAGCAACCTAAATTAAAAACTACTGTTTCAAATAGAACAGCAAGCTCAGTGTTagatttttccagctgctttgatTATTCTGGTGGGTTTCACTGGATCTCCCTGACTCCTTTCCTAGAAGCTGATTAAGCAATAAACACTGCTGGGTGGTGGTGCATGCAGTCTCCACAGTGCTGTAGTAACTGAAAGCAAGAATGTAGCGTATTACATACACTCAGTGAGAATTGCCGATCTGTGATGCTCGTTATAGTTATGGACATGAGTCCAACAGTTCACTTCCTGTCCTTTCTGAGTGGGGAGTAAACACTTTCATCTCcctaaaaggattttttttctttttttaaaataatggtagCTATAAGACATTGAACTTTTTAATGGTTTTCCAGTTAATAACAGAGCTAAGTTATTTCATATTCCAATGATTTGCTAACTTACTATTTTGGACTAACTTTAATGTAGTGGCACAATACTGAATTTTTATTCAGGACCTTCAGAAATCTACTGTAGTTGGAGTAGAAGCCATTATAGAAGGCCACAAATAATAGTATTACTGGTTGCTTTTCATGTCCAATTAATCCATAATGTCTGTTGAGCTGTTCCTTCTTTAGAAATGAAaactttatgtttttttaataaaggaattgCTATTGTTTCCTCAGAAATTTGAGGAAATTTGTGAGgaaatattcatttaaattattaagCATAGTACTTAACATAAGACtgaaattaatgtgtttttctaGGTTAGAACCACAGAGCTGCCAGCTTCCAGAGGAGGACTATCTAAGAGATCTCAATGCTGCCACAGCAGAAGCTATGTAAGCAGAGAAACTTTTTAGTGTATAGATATATTGGGCTTTGGTAGCaaaatggttggtttttttaaaaaaaattattatgtttttttttaattaattatgtaCATGTAGGAGTAATGCTGTAAACGTCTATTAACATAATCTGAAGGGATCTCATTTGGTTAATGATTTGTTTcccatatttaaaacaaagcaaaacccactaAAAACTTATTTAGATACTCTAGCATTATCCTTTTGTCCTAACTACAagcatagtttaaaaaaacaaaaccaccaaacaaacaaaaatccattcCGAAAGAAATCTTGAGGCACTCAGAGTGTACTAATATCAAATGTAGGCAGCCTAAGTAGCCTAAATTGTGTTTGCACTTGAAGCAACAACTGACTGTAAGTCAAGTTTAGGAGTATACTGAGTTACACACAACATATAAGATGCCACAAGTGAAGTAGTATCTAACTGTCAAGCAACTTAGCAAACTTTTTTTATGCTACAGAGCCAAACTGCAGGATCCCCTGGTTTTGTTAGAACCGCAGTGTATGAGAAGGGTTTTACAGGAATGGCTTATCTATCTAGAAGAAAAGTTCGGCAGCAAAGAGCATTATGCTTCCTCTATTAAGAAAAGCAAGACTGTGTGTGTCGAAGAAGAGAGGGAAGTCCTGGAGGAAAACCCACGACTGGATCCAACTGATGGAGACCCATCAGACAAAGAACAGAGTATCTTGAAAGACTGCTCTGAAAATACTGATGACACCTGTGTAAGCAAAAACATGTGTGAAAATAGTACTGATTTGAAGGGACCTTTGGATTCCTGCTTTCAAGTGTCTCCTCCATGTGTCATAGAACCGGATGTTCAGAAAGATCTTGTTGAGTTGACAACACTGTGCTTTGAGCTGCGTGTATTTTCTTGTGGAAATGGTGAGGCAGAGGAAAGCTCTGATGGAAGCCTGCCACTATCAGCTTCATGGACTTTGGCTTGTAGGTTTATGCGAAGCTACTTCTTTCTTTTGGATTTAAAAAGACTAAAGCAGTGTATTATAACCATGTATTCAACCATTCCTAATGTATGGGAAACATACATCGCAGGATTGAAAGGTAACTAATGCAAATTTTACTACTAGTAAACTGAAAGTAAGGCTGTTTGGTGAAGACATTCCCATTTGTGTCTGCAAATTTCCCTTCTGCAGGCGTAGtatggggggtggggtggttaGGGTGTAAGAGTGTTTGTTCTGgtttgtggttggttgtttttcccCCGAAGGCTGACTTATGAAGAACTGCTAGCTCCTTCGAGAGActgttccttccctttccccacttTGCAGTTCTgaactttttaatttatatggAGCTTGTTGGTTTATAATCACACTGTAGTGATGACAGACTagatctatttaaaaacaaatacatgtgCTTCAAAGAGCAAAAGCATCTTAATTAGAATCATATGTCTATTAGAAACAAGGCAAAAACTTCAGTATTTGCACTGGAAACAGAAGATTCAACTTGTGGAGAAATGTGGTTAATGTGAAACAAAACTGAATGGAATAGATGGTTCCATGCAGATGAATGGCTTGTGGTCGCATCAGACTTCCTCTTTGCACAGAAATCCTTTCTGATCTTTTTGATGCCTCTTTAGCCCTATTGAACCAAAGCT
Encoded here:
- the HPS5 gene encoding BLOC-2 complex member HPS5 — translated: MASVPIIPDSYNHVLAEFECLDPLLSALRLDSSRLKCTCIAVSKRWLALGSSGGGLNLIQKDGWKQRLFLAHKEGAISRVACCLHDEDYVAVATSQGLVVVWELNQERRGKPERIYVSSEHKGRKVTALCWDTAALRVFVGDHVGKVSAIKINTSKQGKAAATFVMFPVQIITTVDSRVVQLDYLDGRLLISSLTRTYLCDTEREKFWKIGNKERDGEFGACFFPVGKNSVNQQPLIYCARPGSRMWEVNFDGEVQSTHQFKQLLSSPPLPVVTLRLDPHYTSSSCSPQSLSFPKLLYLAEHCVMTWTERGIYIFLPQSVQVLLWSEVKDIQDVAVYKSELFCLHTNGKVVHLSLLLVDRCIERLIRRGFWTLAARVCCLFQNSIISCRARKNLPLDKLEHLKSQLDASTQQDLITQMEELISKLEPLDSACSSRRSSISSHESFSILDSGIYRVISRRGSQSDEDSCSLHSQTFSEDERLKEFPAHQEDEQVELDNVSHASVTVEADRNETFLPFSIPLSFRSPSPLVSLQAVKESVSSFVRKTTEKIGTLHISPDTRGRQEAKDDEPLQELTVSLVASPQEEKELEPQSCQLPEEDYLRDLNAATAEAIAKLQDPLVLLEPQCMRRVLQEWLIYLEEKFGSKEHYASSIKKSKTVCVEEEREVLEENPRLDPTDGDPSDKEQSILKDCSENTDDTCVSKNMCENSTDLKGPLDSCFQVSPPCVIEPDVQKDLVELTTLCFELRVFSCGNGEAEESSDGSLPLSASWTLACRFMRSYFFLLDLKRLKQCIITMYSTIPNVWETYIAGLKELTCHSPVALAMENEDMLKILKQLHDLGPWDDSPLLLVHAQRLYEKFGETALRPLIKFHPSILPSDIKQLCRNDPAHFLAYLDSLVKSKPEDKRSSLLRSLLQPESVRLDWLCLAVSHDAPQRTNTVDAEGNPRPRSHLFTWGYSQLILLLIKLPADFVTKEKMADICKAHGFWPGYLFLCLELDRRIEAFTNIAHLDDLSLLNGEDGSIPETIEEWKFLLRLAQNHSTTFHHHGPQNGKVVSNGSPSCPDCITVENVALLLAKAIGPNRALPLLQECGLTLELSERFTGVCEILRIAEKRQRALIQSMLERCDRFLWSQQA